Proteins encoded in a region of the Balneolales bacterium ANBcel1 genome:
- a CDS encoding cellulase family glycosylhydrolase: protein MKKFVLLLSLMIFAAGMNVAEARSPESLPQIFVQGNSFVNEYGDTIIFQGINFSDPDRLMSIGEWREDLFRTAREWGSNVIRLPVHPSAWRERGPENYLELLDQAVEWAKEYELYVIIDWHSIGNLRTELFQHEMYNTTMAETLEFWYIIARRYADEPTVALYEIFNEPTTYNGELGRLTWAEWSEIVTDIIAVIRANNPDAIPLVGGFDWAYDLTPLNYAPLDIPGIAYVSHPYPQKRDQPWVPQWEIDFGFAADTYPVIATEIGFMQEDDPGAHIPCIGDEEYGRTLMKYFQDKGISWVAWVFDPVWSPQLILDWDYTPSRSGQFFKDVMRGVEELD, encoded by the coding sequence ATGAAAAAATTTGTCTTGTTGCTGTCACTGATGATCTTTGCCGCGGGTATGAATGTAGCCGAAGCCCGAAGCCCGGAAAGCCTTCCGCAGATTTTTGTGCAAGGAAACAGCTTTGTCAATGAATATGGGGATACCATCATATTCCAGGGAATCAATTTCTCCGATCCCGATCGGTTGATGAGCATTGGAGAGTGGAGAGAGGATCTGTTCCGAACCGCGCGGGAGTGGGGCTCCAACGTGATACGGCTTCCGGTACACCCCAGCGCCTGGCGCGAACGCGGTCCCGAAAATTACCTGGAATTGCTCGATCAGGCCGTCGAATGGGCCAAGGAGTATGAGCTCTATGTGATTATCGACTGGCATTCCATCGGAAACCTGCGTACCGAACTGTTCCAGCATGAAATGTACAACACTACCATGGCGGAGACCCTCGAGTTCTGGTACATCATCGCACGCCGCTATGCCGATGAGCCCACCGTGGCACTCTACGAAATTTTCAATGAACCGACAACTTACAACGGAGAGCTGGGGCGACTGACCTGGGCGGAGTGGTCTGAAATCGTAACCGATATCATCGCCGTCATCCGGGCCAACAATCCCGACGCCATTCCGCTGGTCGGCGGATTCGACTGGGCCTACGATCTCACCCCGCTTAATTACGCACCGCTCGATATCCCGGGCATCGCCTATGTCAGCCACCCCTATCCGCAAAAACGGGACCAACCCTGGGTGCCGCAATGGGAGATTGATTTCGGTTTTGCCGCCGACACTTACCCGGTTATCGCAACCGAAATCGGTTTCATGCAGGAAGATGACCCCGGCGCGCATATCCCCTGTATCGGCGATGAAGAATACGGCCGAACCCTCATGAAATATTTTCAGGATAAGGGGATTTCCTGGGTGGCCTGGGTATTCGATCCGGTCTGGTCGCCGCAGCTGATTCTCGATTGGGATTACACCCCGTCACGCTCCGGCCAGTTTTTCAAGGATGTGATGCGGGGAGTCGAAGAGCTGGATTAA
- a CDS encoding ABC-F family ATP-binding cassette domain-containing protein, protein MTYLSVEQLSKSYGLKPLFEHLTFGISRGDKTALVAPNGTGKSTLLRVLAGSETPDNGEVMVRNGIHLGFLEQEPVLDDRMTIREYIAGGESKILEVIREYEAATRAQAETYSASTHARFEKAMAAMHAADAWDYEQRMHQILSKLQITELDQPIASLSGGERKRVALGFVLLDNPDLLLLDEPTNHLDVTMIEWLEQYLATANTTLLMVTHDRYFLDRVCNHIIEIDHGKLYQHNGNYSYYLRKKAERLEVEQVATDKAGQLLKKEIEWMRRMPKARGTKSKSRIADFYDTAEKAKKRKEGPDLRLEVNMQRMGKKIVEVSGLKKRFGDTVILDGFSYSFSRGERIGIIGNNGTGKTTFLNVITQEEPADAGEIDTGSTIVYGHYRQKGIDLDENMRVIDVLKEIAEVIELADGRRISASQFLEHFMFSPKMQYTPVGKLSGGERRRLGLMMVLIKNPNFLILDEPTNDLDLDTLNRLEDFLMNFGGCLIIVSHDRFFMDKLVQHYFIFEGNGVIRDFNGTYREYREKLEMEQAGNSGETDGGKRQSPSASKGESRSDAADTANTASTDPKKRKLTYKERKEYQKLEQEIGELEAEKAELESALSTGDLEYDELQRMSLRYGELDGIIDAKTMRWMELEERSSN, encoded by the coding sequence ATGACCTATCTCTCTGTCGAACAGCTTTCCAAGTCGTACGGCCTCAAGCCACTTTTCGAGCATCTCACTTTCGGGATTTCGAGAGGAGACAAGACCGCGCTGGTGGCCCCGAACGGAACCGGTAAATCCACGCTGCTGCGGGTACTGGCAGGCAGCGAAACTCCGGATAATGGTGAGGTGATGGTGCGTAACGGCATTCACCTGGGATTCCTGGAGCAGGAACCCGTACTCGACGACCGGATGACCATTCGCGAATACATTGCCGGTGGGGAATCCAAAATTCTGGAGGTGATTCGTGAATACGAAGCGGCCACCCGGGCGCAGGCCGAGACATACAGCGCATCCACCCACGCACGGTTTGAGAAGGCAATGGCAGCCATGCATGCCGCCGATGCATGGGACTACGAACAGCGGATGCATCAGATCCTTAGTAAACTCCAAATCACCGAACTCGACCAGCCGATCGCTTCCCTTTCCGGTGGTGAACGCAAACGGGTGGCGCTGGGCTTCGTACTGCTGGACAACCCCGATCTTCTGCTACTGGACGAACCGACCAACCACCTGGATGTGACCATGATCGAGTGGCTGGAGCAATACCTGGCTACCGCAAATACCACCTTGCTGATGGTGACACACGACCGGTACTTCCTGGATCGCGTTTGCAACCATATCATCGAAATCGACCACGGTAAACTGTATCAGCACAACGGCAACTACAGCTACTATCTCAGAAAAAAGGCCGAACGCCTGGAAGTGGAGCAGGTGGCGACCGACAAGGCGGGGCAGCTTCTGAAGAAAGAGATTGAGTGGATGCGGCGCATGCCAAAAGCGCGCGGAACCAAATCGAAGTCACGTATTGCCGATTTCTATGACACGGCGGAGAAGGCAAAAAAGCGGAAAGAGGGTCCCGATTTGCGCCTGGAAGTGAATATGCAGCGCATGGGCAAGAAAATCGTGGAGGTCAGCGGACTGAAGAAGCGATTCGGTGACACCGTCATTCTGGACGGTTTTTCCTATTCGTTCAGCCGCGGGGAAAGGATCGGCATAATCGGGAACAACGGCACGGGCAAAACAACGTTTTTGAATGTCATCACACAGGAAGAACCGGCCGACGCCGGCGAAATCGATACCGGCAGCACCATTGTCTACGGGCATTACCGGCAGAAAGGCATCGACCTGGATGAAAACATGCGGGTTATTGATGTGCTGAAGGAGATCGCCGAGGTCATCGAGCTGGCTGACGGCCGCAGAATTTCGGCTTCGCAATTCCTGGAGCACTTCATGTTCTCCCCGAAAATGCAGTACACCCCGGTGGGCAAGCTGAGCGGCGGTGAACGCAGGCGGCTCGGCCTGATGATGGTGCTCATCAAAAATCCCAACTTCCTGATTCTGGACGAACCGACCAACGACCTTGATCTGGACACCCTGAACCGCCTGGAGGATTTTCTGATGAACTTCGGAGGATGCCTCATCATCGTGTCACACGACCGGTTCTTCATGGACAAGCTTGTCCAGCACTATTTTATCTTCGAGGGGAACGGGGTGATCCGTGATTTTAACGGGACCTATCGCGAGTACCGGGAGAAGTTGGAGATGGAACAGGCCGGCAATTCGGGCGAAACCGACGGCGGCAAGCGGCAGAGTCCATCCGCATCCAAAGGAGAAAGCCGGTCAGACGCCGCCGATACAGCCAACACAGCATCCACCGATCCGAAAAAAAGAAAACTTACCTACAAGGAGCGCAAGGAATATCAAAAGCTTGAGCAGGAGATCGGAGAACTGGAGGCGGAAAAGGCGGAACTGGAGTCGGCCCTGAGTACCGGCGACCTGGAGTACGATGAGCTGCAGCGCATGTCGCTTCGATACGGCGAGCTGGATGGAATCATCGATGCCAAAACAATGCGCTGGATGGAGCTGGAGGAGCGATCCTCCAACTGA